In Fodinibius saliphilus, the sequence TCAAAATTACGTGTCTTGATATTATCATCAGTTGCAAAAGTGTTACCATGCATAGGGTCACAGCTCCATACTACTGGCATTCCTTCGTGTTTGATCCGTTTTATTAAATCTGGAAGGCCATCTTCAACCTGATCTTCCCCAAAACGGGTAATGAGTACGATTTTCCCCTGTTCGTGAATAGGGTTAAGCCGCTCAATTAGTTTGAGTGTATGATCCATATCATAGTTTGGCCCCATTTTAATACCAATGGGGTTTCGAATACCACGCAGATATTCGACGTGGGCTCCGTCCAAGTCACGTGTTCTATTTCCTAACCACACCATATGGGCACTCAGGTTGTACCACCCCTGGCGTCGGGGTACACGTTGTGTTTGTGCAGAATCATACCAGAGGTTAAGCCCTTCATGAGAGGTATATACATCAATTTTTTGGAGCGTATTAAACTGGTTAGGCGTGATGGTCTCCATAAAGTTTACTGCTTTCTGGATGGAGTTAACCATGGCCTCATACTCTTTGTAATACTCATTCTCCTGCATAAAGTCGAGCTCCCAGTATTCAGGGTGATGCAAATCTGCAAATCCTTCATTAGAGAGCGCACGCAAGAAGTTGAGCGTTAGTGAAGACTTGTTATATCCCGTCAGTAAGCGTTTGGGATCGGGAATACGCTGTTCAAGTTCAGGAGTAATGCTATTAATTAGGTCACCGCGATAATTTGGGATCTTTTCTCCATCAACAATTTCATAATCCCTAGAGCGAGGTTTAGCATACTGTCCGGCGATACGCCCCACGCGCACAACAGATGTCTCCATCTCGTGAATAAGGATGAAGCTCATCTGCATCAAAACCTTAAGTAGATTTACAATCTTTGGAGATTTGCAGTCTGCAAAACTTTCGGCGCAGTCGCCTCCCTGTAATAGAAATCCTTTTCCAGCTGATACGTCGGCAAGGCGTTTTTTAAGCGCCTCAACTTCCCAAGACGTAATTAACGGAGGGTTATCTCTGAGCTGATCATATACCTCTTCCAGTTCTTCCTGATCAGGATAAGTAGGAAGTTGTTTAACAGGATAATCTTTCCAGGAAAGAGGAGACCAATCGTTGGGGTTTGCTACTTCGGGAGCCACAGTTCTTTTGGAGTACATTGTAAATATTATTCTGAGTACATTCTAATAAGCCCTAAGGATACCGAAATATGTGCTTAGGAGCAATTGAAATGGGATTATAGTTTGTTAAAAGGATTTTGATATACATAAGTGGTAGTTAGCTTAATGGTTCCATCACAAATATTCCCTGTTTATTGATGTAACCATACTTGTTGCCCAGCTTAACCATTGCCATGCCTGACTGAAAATCCCAAGCTAGATCATAAATGGGTT encodes:
- a CDS encoding 3-deoxy-7-phosphoheptulonate synthase class II translates to MYSKRTVAPEVANPNDWSPLSWKDYPVKQLPTYPDQEELEEVYDQLRDNPPLITSWEVEALKKRLADVSAGKGFLLQGGDCAESFADCKSPKIVNLLKVLMQMSFILIHEMETSVVRVGRIAGQYAKPRSRDYEIVDGEKIPNYRGDLINSITPELEQRIPDPKRLLTGYNKSSLTLNFLRALSNEGFADLHHPEYWELDFMQENEYYKEYEAMVNSIQKAVNFMETITPNQFNTLQKIDVYTSHEGLNLWYDSAQTQRVPRRQGWYNLSAHMVWLGNRTRDLDGAHVEYLRGIRNPIGIKMGPNYDMDHTLKLIERLNPIHEQGKIVLITRFGEDQVEDGLPDLIKRIKHEGMPVVWSCDPMHGNTFATDDNIKTRNFDAIISEIRKTFAIHREQGSYLGGVHLELTGDNVTECVGGAKGLHEGELHKNYETYCDPRLNYQQSLELAFLIAKEWNQSYK